A single genomic interval of Saccharothrix saharensis harbors:
- a CDS encoding VCBS repeat domain-containing M23 family metallopeptidase codes for MSRGRTARLRAAVSTCLVTAAGLASVVLASPAHAAPSFQLPFECGQKWRLDTWAHSPALDMVREPNQVGTEGAALLAPAAGTVNKSFYHDNAGNVIQINHGGGHFTTYLHLQSRAVAVGARVAQGQRIGRVGRTGPTSNDHPHLHYEQGFDANGDGSATWGYAGAERVAAVFDGVTHTGSSRTWRDVTSRNCGSETDNERVSDFSGDGHSDVLGVNANGDLLYYPNNGLALSTPKQIGHGWSSFSHVMAADFSGDGHADILGVNANGDLLYYPNNGLALSTPKQIGHGWSSFSHVMAADFSGDGHADILGVNANGDLLHYPNNGLALSTPKQIGHGWNAFTHVM; via the coding sequence ATGTCACGAGGCAGAACGGCACGACTCCGCGCCGCCGTGAGCACCTGCCTGGTCACCGCGGCCGGACTGGCGTCCGTCGTGCTCGCGTCACCGGCGCACGCCGCGCCGTCCTTCCAGCTGCCCTTCGAGTGCGGGCAGAAGTGGCGGCTCGACACCTGGGCCCACAGCCCCGCGCTCGACATGGTGCGCGAGCCGAACCAGGTCGGCACCGAGGGCGCGGCTCTGCTGGCGCCGGCGGCCGGCACGGTGAACAAGTCCTTCTACCACGACAACGCCGGCAACGTGATCCAGATCAACCACGGCGGCGGCCACTTCACCACCTACCTGCACCTCCAGTCGCGCGCGGTCGCGGTCGGGGCGCGGGTCGCCCAGGGGCAGCGGATCGGGCGGGTCGGCCGGACCGGGCCCACCTCGAACGACCACCCACACCTGCACTACGAGCAGGGCTTCGACGCGAACGGCGACGGCAGCGCCACCTGGGGGTATGCGGGAGCCGAACGCGTCGCCGCGGTGTTCGACGGGGTGACCCACACCGGGTCCTCGCGCACCTGGCGCGACGTGACCAGCCGCAACTGCGGCAGCGAGACCGACAACGAGCGGGTGTCCGACTTCAGCGGTGACGGCCATTCCGACGTCCTCGGCGTCAACGCCAACGGCGACCTGCTCTACTACCCCAACAACGGCCTCGCGCTCTCCACGCCCAAGCAGATCGGCCACGGCTGGAGCAGCTTCAGCCACGTCATGGCCGCCGACTTCAGCGGCGACGGACACGCTGACATCCTCGGCGTCAACGCCAACGGCGACCTGCTCTACTACCCCAACAACGGCCTCGCACTTTCCACGCCCAAGCAGATCGGCCACGGCTGGAGCAGCTTCAGCCACGTCATGGCCGCCGACTTCAGCGGCGACGGACACGCTGACATCCTCGGCGTCAACGCCAACGGCGACCTGCTCCACTACCCCAACAACGGCCTCGCACTTTCCACGCCCAAGCAGATCGGCCACGGCTGGAACGCGTTCACCCACGTGATGTGA